The Betta splendens chromosome 4, fBetSpl5.4, whole genome shotgun sequence genome contains a region encoding:
- the nktr gene encoding NK-tumor recognition protein isoform X3 produces the protein MAPHLDGVHVVFGLIISGFEVIKKIEGLKTDSASRPYADVRVVDCGQLITKSANDVLQGKRKRTLHSTNSSSSSHESSSQLSTESESDEKHKHRKHKRHAKSKHSKRKKRESKKENNNHAIHPKQCSEESVMMKGETEVEEEKEQSGKREKPLVRPEEIPPVPENRFLLRRDMPSQEDKAEIVVKDETSLSADQKPAVSKSGRKIKGRGTMRYRTPTRSKSRSASLEDRGSSETPPHWKEEMKRTKVYQPPSIERWSKGDKLNDRSSSRWEDRSDSAWSRSADHSSDHSSKRSSLRHQQKKEKKKAKHKKKGKKRKHSKKKLSKSKPLESYMSEGERSSSSGRKARKSFSPSRSSSSHHHSLTQRRNRSSASVRDSHSFSRSYTRSRSRSRGRSRSYSQSRSRSRSRSRSMSRSRSPSYSRSRSRSRSRYRSRSLSRSRKRRLSRSPRKRKTSKSKSDVMVHGAEKPHESKVLPVTRLPTVPVPENVPVIPLSDSPPPSRWKPGQKPWKPSYIHIQAIKAKLAPSALASIGQAADDDTKNAPVSVTAKSLPSKTKIDKGYKPARQSCSRSSRSRSYSRSYSRSRSRSCSMPRSKSGSPRTNHSRSSSYSGAESEESQKTGSNKRNSLEKEWKEYYSSLNRIKNLDQCFSLRSSEEDHSRSENRTGSAHSPNVSFSQRSGSSEKKERGSSQEVKHHSSVQGDSFSSKSAWDSDSDKGNKNNHAMALKTQKQETQSRKVLDKKSPVTGWNSESDSENVTARTVAVSDKEEGEASSESDFGTYRKTSEAVTALGLKITATVASNQTEANPDKATESEKQKSKKRAKRKHKRKRRSENKSKDKGKRSRRKQQKQKETFHWQPPLEFGDEDDEDESRKEKRSPGTVVEMTGVDSMDEKDQNGDSSNNNPGKKDGTRQKRAKECINKNSKYTEPRPSTTKNGASGTQLSSSKQEQESLDDMDICTPEHDADVTEPPPTHDSHKNNSKLPLNSSDMSSKEPTLPHVKEQSAVDSTSESDGLQDKAATGTGINFKWRPLKGTSAQQMANLPPVTAKCIQNQENQALGTQGVRMEIKSKNRVRPGSLFDEVRKTVRLNRRQRNQESSSEERSPSVGKPRAASRSPHKSRSVSRKSDSVSSHRTDSRGWSRSYSRSRSRSHSSYTSRSRSRSRRRRRRRRSRSRSSTYGSYRSHSWTYSRSRSRSRSYKRHRRSRSDSYESYSSRSVSRRRGRRRSDSYRSSDHRSRSYRSSSRSSSRHRSHSCSSRYS, from the exons ATGGCGCCGCACCTCGATGG agtACATGTTGTCTTTGGACTCATCATCTCTGGGTTTGAAGTGATAAAGAAGATTGAAGGGCTGAAGACGGATTCAGCCAGCAGACCCTATGCTGACGTGAGAGTGGTGGACTGTGGTCAGCTGATTACCAAATCTGCAAATGATG tgCTGCagggaaagaggaaaagaacCTTGCATTCCACCAACTCATCGTCAAGTTCTCATGAATCATCCTCTCAGCTCTCTACTGAAAGTGAGtctgatgaaaaacacaaacatcgcAAGCACAAGAGACATGCAAAGAGTAAACATTCGAAAAGGAAAAAGAGGGAATCAAAGAAGGAGAATAACAACCATGCTATACATCCAAAGCAGTG tTCTGAGGAGAGCGTGATGATGAAAGGAGAGACTGAagtagaagaagagaaggaacaAAGTGGGAAGAGAGAAAAGCCTTTGGTTCGACCAGAGGAAATCCCACCAGTGCCAGAGAACCGCTTCCTTTTGCGACGGGACATGCCATCTCAGGAGGATAAAGCAGAGAT AGTTGTGAAAGACGAAACGTCTCTTTCAGCTGATCAGAAACCAGCTGTTTCAAAGTCTGGCCGTAAgatcaaaggcagaggaacaatG AGGTATCGAACTCCCACTAGGTCTAAATCTCGCTCTGCATCACTGGAAGACCGTGGCAGTAGTGAAACACCACCACACTGGAAAGAAGAAATGAAGAGAACCAAAGTTTATCAGCCACCGAGCATTGAGAGATGGAGCAAAGGAGACAA ATTGAATGACCGTTCCTCGAGCAGATGGGAGGACAGAAGTGACTCTGCATGGTCCCGGTCTGCAGATCATTCTTCAGACCATAGCTCTAAAAGGTCCAGCCTGCGCCACCAacaaaagaaggagaagaagaaagccaaACACAAGAAGAAAGGCAAAAAACGGAAACACAGTAAGAAGAAGCTCTCCAAGAGCAAGCCCCTGGAGTCTTACATGTCAGAGGGTGAAAGGTCTTCGTCTTCAGGAAGGAAGGCCAGAAaatctttctctccttctcgtTCTTCATCGAGTCACCATCATTCATTGACTCAAAGAAGAAATCGGTCTTCAGCATCTGTAAGAGATTCACATTCATTCTCTAGATCGTACACACGCAGTCGATCTAGATCTAGGGGGAGATCAAGGTCCTATTCACAATCCAGAAGTCGTTCTAGATCAAGAAGTCGGTCAATGTCTAGGTCCAGATCACCATCCTATTCTAGATCCAGGTCAAGATCAAGATCCAGGTACAGATCCAGGTCTTTGTCTCGGTCTAGGAAGAGACGTTTATCCAGATCCccaagaaagagaaaaaccaGCAAGAGTAAATCAGATGTCATGGTCCATGGGGCAGAGAAACCTCACGAAAGCAAAGTATTGCCTGTCACCCGACTTCCTACTGTCCCGGTTCCTGAAAATGTTCCTGTAATCCCACTAAGCGACAGTCCTCCACCATCACGCTGGAAACCAGGTCAAAAACCCTGGAAGCCCTCCTACATCCATATTCaggctattaaagctaaattagCTCCCAGTGCTTTGGCCTCTATTGGacaagcagctgatgatgacacTAAAAATGCCCCGGTTTCAGTTACAGCAAAGTCTCTGCCGAGTAAAACCAAAATTGACAAAGGTTACAAACCTGCACGGCAGTCGTGCAGCCGGTCATCCAGAAGCAGGTCCTATAGCCGATCATATAGTCGCTCAAGGAGTAGAAGTTGCAGCATGCCCAGGTCCAAGTCGGGATCGCCTCGTACAAATCACAGCAGGTCCTCCTCCTATAGCGGAGCAGAATCTGAAGAATCCCAGAAAACAGGCAGCAACAAAAGAAATTCACTAGAGAAAGAGTGGAAAGAATACTACAGCTCTCTAAATAGGATTAAAAACTTAGATCAGTGCTTTTCACTCAGAAGTAGCGAAGAGGATCATTCAAGATCAGAGAACAGGACGGGCAGCGCACACAGTCCTAATGTCAGCTTTTCACAGAGAAGTGGCTCATCAGAGAAAAAAGAGCGAGGCAGCTCACAGGAGGTGAAACATCACAGTTCTGTGCAAGGGGACAGCTTTAGTAGCAAGTCTGCCTGGGACAGTGACAGcgacaaaggaaacaaaaacaaccatgcTATGGCATTGAAAACGCAGAAACAAGAAACTCAGTCAAGGAAAGTCCTTGACAAGAAGTCTCCAGTTACTGGATGGAATTCAGAAAGTGATTCAGAAAATGTAACTGCCAGGACAGTGGCTGTATCTGATAAGGAGGAAGGGGAAGCTagttcagagtcagattttggcacTTACAGAAAAACATCAGAGGCTGTAACTGCTTTAGGACTCAAGATCACTGCTACAGTTGCTTCTAATCAAACAGAGGCAAATCCTGACAAGGCCACAGAGTCAGAGAAGCAAAAAAGCAAGAAGAGGGCTAAACGCAAGCATAAACGCAAGAGAAGAAGCGAGAACAAAAGTAAGGACAAAGGAAAGAGATccaggaggaagcagcagaagcagaaagagACTTTTCACTGGCAACCACCTTTAGAGTTTGGAGATGAGGACGATGAAGATGAGTCCAGAAAAGAGAAACGCAGTCCCGGAACTGTTGTAGAAATGACTGGAGTAGACAGCATGGACGAAAAAGACCAAAATGGAGACTCTTCAAACAACAATCCCGGTAAAAAGGATGGCACACGGcaaaaaagagcaaaagaaTGTATCAACAAAAACTCAAAATATACTGAACCTCGTCCATCAACCACCAAGAATGGTGCTAGTGGTACTCAACTATCCTCCTccaagcaggagcaggagtcatTGGATGATATGGACATCTGTACCCCAGAGCATGACGCCGACGTAACAGAACCTCCACCAACACATGATTCCCACAAGAATAACTCCAAGTTGCCTCTAAATTCTTCAGATATGTCAAGTAAAGAGCCCACTCTCCCTCATGTCAAAGAACAGTCTGCTGTAGACTCCACTTCAGAATCTGATGGGCTGCAAGACAAAGCAGCTACTGGCACTGGGATTAATTTCAAATGGCGTCCTTTGAAGGGAACGTCAGCTCAGCAAATGGCTAATTTGCCACCTGTTACTGCAAAATGCATCCAGAATCAAGAGAACCAGGCCCTCGGCACGCAAGGTGTGAGAATGGAGATAAAAAGTAAAAACCGGGTCAGACCAGGATCCCTGTTTGATGAGGTCCGTAAGACGGTACGACTCAACCGGAGgcagaggaaccaggagagcTCCAGCGAGGAGAGGTCTCCTTCTGTAGGAAAACCCAGGGCAGCGTCACGCTCTCCTCACAAGTCCAGGTCTGTGTCCAGGAAGTCTGACTCTGTTTCTAGTCACCGGACAGACAGTAGAGGGTGGTCCCGCTCCTACAGCAGGTCCAGGAGTAGATCCCACTCCAGTTACACATCCAG GAGCCGTAGCAGGAGTCGCAGGAGACGCAGGAGAAGGCGGTCGCGCTCTCGCAGCAGCACATATGGAAGTTACAGGAGCCACAG TTGGACGTACAGTAGAAGTCGCTCCAGAAGTCGCTCATATAAACGTCATCGAAGATCCAG GTCAGACTCCTATGAAAGCTATTCCAGTCGTAGCGTGAGCAGGAGACGAGGACGCAGACGGAGTGACAGCTACAGGAGCTCGGACCATCGGTCCCG GTCGTACCGCTCCTCCAGTCGTAGTTCTTCTAGACACAGGAGCCACAGTTGCAGCAGTCGCTACAGTTGA